One part of the Parambassis ranga chromosome 8, fParRan2.1, whole genome shotgun sequence genome encodes these proteins:
- the tmem100a gene encoding transmembrane protein 100, translating into MPEEANKDAMRTPATPEKANNNAERPAPGMTTVNIPLVNEVQLTAATGGAELSCYRCTIPFGVVVLIAGIVVTAVAYSFNSHGSTISYFGLVLLSAGLLLLASSAVCWKVRMERKKERRRESQTVLVANHRSIFT; encoded by the coding sequence ATGCCAGAAGAAGCTAATAAGGACGCCATGAGAACACCTGCGACCCCCGAGAAGGCCAACAACAATGCTGAGCGCCCTGCCCCTGGCATGACGACGGTGAACATCCCCTTGGTGAATGAAGTCCAGCTGACCGCAGCCACAGGTGGGGCTGAGCTCTCCTGCTATCGATGCACCATCCCTTTCGGTGTGGTGGTCCTCATCGCAGGCATCGTGGTCACCGCGGTCGCTTACAGCTTCAACTCACACGGATCCACCATCTCTTACTTCGGCCTGGTGCTGCTCTCGGCAGGACTTTTGCTCTTAGCGTCCAGCGCCGTCTGCTGGAAagtgaggatggagaggaagaaagagagacgGCGGGAGAGCCAAACCGTCTTGGTGGCCAACCATAGGAGCATTTTCACATGA